One region of Myxocyprinus asiaticus isolate MX2 ecotype Aquarium Trade chromosome 38, UBuf_Myxa_2, whole genome shotgun sequence genomic DNA includes:
- the slc22a6l gene encoding solute carrier family 22 member 6, translating into MAFADLLEQVGSTGRFQVLHVTLLSMPILMMASHNLLQNFVAAVPPHHCAPHANISMSSLDTGDVLLATVPLDQKGKPERCRRYAHPQWQLLSSNSSEDFWEEEVEEIETQGCEDGWNYNITEMSSTIITEWDLVCDLRALKQMSQTTYMGGVLVGAIVFGGLSDRFGRRILLLISNLMMAVGGTCAAFSTTFTMFCLFRFCCGMALSGLVLNSFSLIVEWIPTRVRTVVGTGTGYCYTTGQLILAALAYCIRDWRWLTLAVSLPFYVSFLYSWWFLESARWLVLNKKSEQAVKNLKAVARINGRQAEADKIDLQILQESMKKEMACSTGSYSVLDLLRTSTMRTITICLSAVWFSTSFAYYGLSMDLQKFGVSIYLIQVIFGAVDIPAKVVVTICMSVLGRRPSQCGALVLAGIMILINLLVPYDLQLLRTSLAVIGKGCLAASFSCCYLYSGELYPTVIRQNGMGWVSMMARLGAMVAPMVLLLGEAVPWLPGFIYGGAPILSGIFAFFLPETLSMPLPDTMQDVEDRGFRRTNSKNSPEKEDLTKKDPSGVLLKESV; encoded by the exons ATGGCTTTTGCCGACCTACTAGAGCAGGTAGGCAGCACTGGACGCTTCCAGGTCCTACATGTCACCCTGCTGAGTATGCCCATCCTGATGATGGCCAGCCATAACCTGCTGCAGAACTTTGTGGCCGCTGTGCCTCCACACCACTGTGCCCCCCATGCCAACATCTCAATGTCCTCGCTGGATACAGGGGATGTGCTGCTGGCCACGGTGCCTCTGGATCAAAAGGGCAAACCAGAGCGGTGCAGACGGTATGCCCATCCTCAGTGGCAGCTCTTGAGCAGCAATAGTTCTGAGGACTTTTGGGAAGAGGAAGTGGAAGAGATAGAGACACAGGGGTGTGAAGATGGATGGAACTACAACATAACAGAGATGAGCTCAACAATTATTACTGAG TGGGATTTGGTTTGTGACCTGCGCGCACTAAAACAAATGAGTCAAACTACCTACATGGGAGGGGTGCTTGTGGGAGCAATAGTCTTTGGGGGACTTTCAGACAG GTTTGGCCGTCGTATTTTACTACTAATCTCTAACCTGATGATGGCAGTTGGAGGGACATGTGCCGCCTTCTCCACAACCTTCACAATGTTTTGCTTGTTCCGTTTCTGCTGTGGCATGGCCCTATCTGGTTTGGTGCTCAACTCTTTCTCTCTAA TTGTGGAATGGATCCCTACACGAGTGCGGACAGTGGTGGGTACAGGAACAGGTTACTGCTATACAACAGGCCAGCTGATCCTGGCAGCCCTTGCTTACTGCATCAGAGACTGGCGCTGGCTCACACTGGCTGTCTCCCTGCCCTTCTATGTGTCCTTCCTCTACTCATG GTGGTTCTTAGAGTCTGCTCGTTGGCTGGTCCTGAACAAGAAGTCAGAGCAAGCGGTCAAAAACCTCAAAGCGGTGGCTCGCATAAATGGACGGCAGGCAGAGGCAGACAAGATCGATCTTCAG ATTTTGCAAGAATCCATGAAGAAGGAGATGGCGTGTTCAACAGGATCTTATAGTGTTCTTGACCTCCTGCGCACATCCACTATGAGGACTATCACAATCTGCCTTAGTGCAGTGTG GTTCTCCACCAGTTTCGCCTACTATGGGCTCTCCATGGATCTACAGAAATTTGGGGTCAGCATTTATCTCATCCAGGTCATCTTTGGAGCAGTGGATATCCCAGCTAAAGTAGTGGTTACAATATGTATGAGCGTGTTAGGACGAAGACCATCTCAGTGTGGAGCTCTTGTCCTGGCTGGCATAATGATACTCATTAATCTTCTGGTGCCTTATG ACCTGCAGTTATTACGCACCAGTTTGGCAGTGATAGGGAAGGGTTGTCTGGCGGCATCATTCAGTTGTTGTTACCTTTACTCTGGAGAGCTGTATCCGACTGTCATCCG TCAGAATGGTATGGGCTGGGTGTCCATGATGGCTCGACTGGGGGCGATGGTGGCTCCCATGGTGCTTCTTCTAGGGGAGGCTGTCCCATGGCTACCTGGTTTTATCTATGGAGGAGCTCCAATTCTTAGTGGGATCTTTGCATTCTTTCTCCCCGAAACCCTTTCAATGCCTCTTCCTGACACTATGCAGGATGTGGAAGACAG AGGTTTCAGGCGGACAAATTCCAAAAACTCACCTGAGAAAGAGGATCTGACCAAGAAGGATCCCAGTGGTGTCCTACTGAAAGAGTCTGTCTGA
- the pygma gene encoding glycogen phosphorylase, muscle form, protein MSKPLSDHDKKKQISVRGLAGVENVADLKTNFNRHLHFTLVKDRNVATRRDYYFALAHTVRDHLVGRWIRTQQSYYEKDPKRVYYVSLEFYMGRTLQNTMVNLALENACDEATYQLGLDMEELQEMEEDAGLGNGGLGRLAACFLDSMASLGLAAYGYGIRYEFGIFNQKIANGWQVEEADDWLRYGNPWEKARPEYMRPVHFYGRTEHHPDGVKWVDTQVVLALPYDTPVPGYRNNIVNTMRLWSAKAPCDFNLKDFNVGGYIQAVLDRNLAENISRVLYPNDNFFEGKELRLKQEYFVVAATLQDIIRRFKTSKFGSREIVRTDFSTLPDKVAIQLNDTHPALAIPELMRVLVDEEKLPWEKAWDICVKTCAYTNHTVLPEALERWPIDLFQTLLPRHLEIIYEINRRHLERIASLHPGDVDRLRRMSMIEEGPQKKVNMAHLCIVGSHAVNGVARIHSDILKATVFKDFYEMDPHKFQNKTNGITPRRWLVMCNPGLAEVIAERIGEDFIRDLDQLQKLRNFVNDEAFIRDVAKVKQENKLKFAVHLEEHYKVKINPNSMFDVQVKRIHEYKRQLLNCLHIITFYNRIKKEPNKQWTPRTIMIGGKAAPGYHTAKMIIRLITAIGEVVNNDPVVDDRLKVIFLENYRVTLAEKAIPASDLSEQISTAGTEASGTGNMKFMLNGALTIGTMDGANVEMAEEAGEDNFFIFGMRVEDVEAMDAKGYNAFEFYNRIPELKQAIDQIAGGFFSPKQPDLFKDIVNMLMHHDRFKVFADYEDYIKCQEKVSALYKKPKEWTKKVILNIAGSGKFSSDRTISQYAHEIWGVEPTLEKLAAPDELK, encoded by the exons ATGTCCAAACCACTGTCAGACCACGACAAAAAGAAGCAGATTTCTGTGAGGGGACTCGCCGGTGTAGAGAATGTCGCAGACTTGAAGACAAACTTTAATCGGCATTTGCATTTCACGCTGGTAAAGGACAGGAATGTAGCTACGAGACGGGATTATTACTTTGCTCTCGCGCACACAGTCAGAGACCACTTGGTAGGCAGATGGATCAGAACACAGCAGAGTTATTACGAGAAAGACCCCAAA CGCGTCTACTACGTCTCTCTGGAGTTCTACATGGGTCGTACCCTGCAGAACACCATGGTGAACCTGGCTTTGGAGAACGCTTGTGATGAGGCCACGTATCAG CTGGGTCTAGACATGGAGGAGCTCCAGGAGATGGAGGAAGATGCTGGACTTGGAAACGGAGGCCTTGGCCGTCTGGCTG CTTGCTTCCTGGACTCTATGGCCTCTCTTGGCCTGGCTGCTTACGGTTATGGCATTCGCTATGAATTCGGTATCTTCAACCAGAAAATCGCCAATGGCTGGCAG GTTGAAGAGGCAGATGACTGGCTGCGGTATGGTAACCCATGGGAGAAAGCCCGCCCAGAATATATGCGCCCTGTGCACTTTTATGGTAGGACAGAGCATCACCCAGATGGAGTCAAATGGGTGGACACTCAG GTTGTCTTGGCTTTGCCATATGACACCCCTGTTCCCGGCTACagaaacaacatagtaaacaccATGAGGCTGTGGTCTGCCAAGGCCCCTTGCGATTTTAACCTGAAGGACT TTAATGTTGGTGGCTACATTCAGGCTGTGCTAGACAGGAACTTGGCCGAGAACATCTCTCGTGTGCTCTACCCTAATGACAAC TTCTTTGAGGGTAAGGAGCTCAGACTGAAGCAGGAGTACTTTGTGGTGGCTGCGACTCTCCAAGACATCATTCGACGCTTCAAGACCTCCAAGTTTGGCTCCAGGGAGATTGTGCGCACTGATTTCAGCACTCTGCCTGATAAG GTGGCCATTCAGCTGAATGACACTCACCCTGCCTTGGCTATCCCTGAGTTGATGAGAGTGCTGGTTGATGAAGAGAAGTTACCCTGGGAGAAG GCGTGGGACATCTGTGTGAAGACCTGTGCCTACACCAACCACACTGTGCTGCCTGAGGCTCTGGAACGCTGGCCTATCGACCTGTTCCAGACCCTGCTGCCCCGCCACCTCGAGATCATCTATGAGATAAATAGACGCCACCTGGAG cGCATTGCCTCTCTTCACCCCGGCGATGTGGACCGCCTGCGCCGCATGTCTATGATTGAGGAGGggccacagaagaaagtcaacaTGGCTCATCTGTGCATTGTTGGCTCTCATGCAGTCAATGGTGTAGCACGTATTCACTCTGACATCCTCAAAGCTACCGT ATTCAAAGACTTTTATGAAATGGACCCGCACAAGTTCCAGAACAAAACAAATGGCATCACCCCTCGCCGCTGGTTAGTCATGTGCAACCCTGGCTTGGCTGAGGTCATTGCAGAG AGAATCGGAGAGGACTTCATCCGTGACCTGGATCAGCTGCAGAAACTTCGCAATTTTGTTAATGATGAGGCTTTCATTCGCGATGTTGCCAAAGTGAAACAG GAGAACAAACTGAAGTTTGCTGTGCACCTGGAAGAGCACTACAAAGTAAAAATCAACCCCAACTCCATGTTTGACGTTCAAGTCAAGAGAATTCATGAGTACAAGAGGCAGTTACTCAACTGTCTGCACATCATCACTTTCTACAACC GTATAAAGAAGGAGCCTAACAAGCAGTGGACCCCAAGAACAATTATGATTGGAGGAAAA GCTGCTCCAGGCTACCACACTGCTAAAATGATAATTCGCCTCATCACGGCTATTGGTGAGGTGGTCAATAATGACCCCGTGGTGGATGACCGTCTCAAAGTCATTTTCCTGGAGAACTACAGGGTCACACTTGCTGAGAAAG CTATCCCTGCATCTGACTTATCCGAGCAGATCTCCACAGCCGGCACAGAAGCTTCTGGAACAGGCAATATGAAGTTCATGCTGAATGGAGCTCTGACTATCGGCACCATGGACGGAGCCAATGTGGAGATGGCAGAAGAAGCAGGAGAGGACAACTTCTTCATCTTTGGCATGAGAGTGGAGGATGTTGAAGCCATGGATGCTAAAGG ATACAATGCATTCGAGTTCTACAATCGTATTCCTGAGCTGAAGCAGGCCATTGACCAGATTGCAGGCGGCTTCTTCAGTCCAAAACAACCAGACCTCTTTAAGGACATTGTCAACATGCTAATGCACCATGATAG GTTTAAAGTGTTTGCTGACTATGAAGACTACATCAAATGCCAAGAGAAAGTCAGCGCTTTGTATAAG AAACCTAAGGAATGGACCAAGAAGGTGATCCTGAACATCGCCGGTTCTGGCAAGTTTTCTAGTGACCGCACCATCTCTCAGTATGCCCATGAGATCTGGGGTGTAGAGCCCACTCTGGAGAAGCTTGCGGCACCTGATGAACTAAAATAA